From a region of the Eulemur rufifrons isolate Redbay chromosome 7, OSU_ERuf_1, whole genome shotgun sequence genome:
- the LOC138385894 gene encoding LOW QUALITY PROTEIN: putative serine protease 47 (The sequence of the model RefSeq protein was modified relative to this genomic sequence to represent the inferred CDS: deleted 1 base in 1 codon; substituted 1 base at 1 genomic stop codon) produces MVARVARIRGRRPAPFLWPLPLLLLPLSLGVVPTPQSRGPSPSQTPREAGGSPAAQEGRQQAAGRPLGSAGPAQAEGVWPSRAWGLRGTGRGAGSGAAGYTGRGHGVQLNRGVTGVFSLPSASNQVAPETTSAEVGGAVSTVCGKPRAMGKIYGGQDAEAGQWPWQASLLYKGSHLCGAALIDSHWLVSAAHCFFKKSRALENYQVLLGYTQLYQQTQHTQKMSVNQIITHPDFEKLHPFGSDIAMLQLDLPVNFTFYIAPVCLPSSDMQLPSNASCWITGWGMLTEDSEAGPLLGPVPTAVPCRPXAACCPTCKAQGVGSHVDRFRSMIVHLEDQLRSISVLDPVSHPGDVCLGDSGGPLVCYVPSAWVLVGLGSWGLDCRHPVYPGIFTRVTYFTDWINEIKRLTPLPAPASAPPLTGSQPQRLRAAGSPGPCTALVPPQTWLLLPFTLRARG; encoded by the exons ATGGTTGCCCGGGTGGCGAGGATCCGAGGCCGGCGGCCGGCCCCGTTCCTCTggccgctgccgctgctgcttCTGCCCCTGAGCCTGGGGGTCGTGCCCACTCCGCAGTCCcggggccccagcccctcccagacgCCACGCGAGGCCGGAGGGAGCCCGGCGGCGCAGGAGGGCCGGCAGCAGGCAGCCGGCAGGCCCCTGGGCTCTGCAGGCCCAGCCCAAGCAGAGGGTGTGTGGCCCAGCCGAGCGTGGGGGCTTAGAGGGACGGGGCGGGGAGCAGGCAGCGGGGCTGCAGGCTATACGGGGCGGGGGCATGGAGTTCAGCTGAacagggg AGTCACCGGCGTCTTTTCTCTGCCCTCGGCTTCCAATCAGGTAGCCCCAGAGACGACATCAGCAGAG GTGGGTGGGGCTGTCTCCACAGTGTGCGGGAAGCCCAGGGCGATGGGGAAGATCTATGGTGGCCAGGACGCTGAGGCTGGCCAGTGGCCGTGGCAGGCCAGCCTGCTGTACAAGGGCTCGCACCTCTGTGGAGCTGCCCTCATCGACTCCCACTGGCTCGTTTCGGCTGCCCACTGCTTTTTCAA AAAATCCCGGGCCCTGGAGAACTATCAGGTTCTGTTGGGATACACTCAACTGTATCAGCAAACCCAGCACACCCAGAAGATGTCTGTGAACCAGATTATCACCCACCCAGACTTTGAGAAGTTGCACCCCTTTGGGAGTGACATTGCCATGTTACAGCTGGACCTGCCTGTCAACTTCACTTTCTACATTGCCCCAGTCTGCCTCCCATCCTCAGACATGCAGCTGCCCAGTAACGCATCCTGTTGGATAACTGGCTGGGGAATGCTCACCGAGGACAGTGAGGCGGGT CCTCTCCTGGGCCCTGTCCCTACAGCTGTCCCCTGTAGGCCTTAGGCAGCGTGTTGTCCCACGTGCAAGGCACAGGGGGTGGGGTCC CATGTTGACAGATTCAGATCCATGATTGTCCACCTTGAGGATCAGCTTAGGAGCATCTCGGTACTCGACCCAGTGTCCCACCCTGGAGATGTTTGTCTA gGCGATTCCGGGGGGCCCCTGGTCTGCTACGTCCCCAGTGCCTGGGTCCTGGTGGGGCTGGGCAGCTGGGGCCTGGACTGCCGGCATCCCGTCTACCCTGGCATCTTCACCAGGGTCACCTACTTCACTGACTGGATCAACGAAATCAAGAGACTCactcctcttcctgcccctgcGTCTGCTCCTCCTCTCACTGGCTCTCAGCCCCAGCGCCTGAGGGCTGCCGGCTCTCCCGGGCCCTGCACAGCCCTTGTGCCTCCACAGACCTGGCTCCTGCTGCCCTTTACCCTCAGGGCCCGGGGGTGA